The proteins below come from a single Candidatus Acetothermia bacterium genomic window:
- the secD gene encoding protein translocase subunit SecD, whose protein sequence is MKRNDWIRFGVVLAALFAVVGLLYPFWPLGNVIKLGLDLQGGVRLVLQAEGLEDVEPAQRRDVVDRLVTIFSERVDQYGLANAEIRPMGGDRVEVRIPGAADPEEAKQLLGRTALLEFRKVLDAAANRGDLEAKRVEPQEIFPSNDRSEYYLVQGEPLLTGEVLEGAVVRTSTDPRSPGLYIALTFNRTGAERFVEVLRTLQVDDRLAIILDNVVYSAPAISPSIKQAAQGGWRAVQDSTTITGRFTFEEAKLLSVVLRSGALPTRVQVIEEQTVGPTLGADYIRRGMTALVISFVIVLGYMILYYRWLGLVADVALILNMLIVFAALRAFGATLTLPGIAGLILTIGMAVDANVIIFERIKEERRTGKSPTACITAGFAKSLPAVLDANITTIITAVILFTLGSGPVEGFAITLGLGVAASLFAALVASRLLLETTGIGERIPVKPESSQA, encoded by the coding sequence ATGAAACGCAACGACTGGATTCGGTTCGGGGTGGTGTTGGCAGCCCTGTTCGCCGTGGTGGGGCTCCTCTACCCGTTTTGGCCCCTGGGGAACGTGATCAAGCTTGGCCTCGACCTCCAGGGCGGGGTGCGGTTGGTCCTCCAGGCGGAGGGCCTGGAGGACGTGGAGCCTGCCCAGCGCCGGGATGTGGTGGACCGGTTGGTGACCATCTTCTCCGAACGCGTGGACCAGTACGGTCTCGCCAACGCCGAGATCCGTCCCATGGGGGGCGACCGGGTGGAGGTGCGGATCCCCGGCGCCGCAGATCCAGAGGAGGCCAAGCAGCTCCTCGGGCGCACCGCGCTCCTCGAGTTCCGCAAGGTGCTGGACGCGGCGGCGAACCGGGGGGATCTGGAAGCTAAACGGGTCGAGCCCCAGGAGATTTTCCCCAGCAACGACCGATCCGAGTACTACCTGGTGCAGGGGGAACCCCTGCTCACCGGGGAGGTGCTGGAGGGCGCGGTGGTGCGCACGTCCACCGATCCCCGCAGCCCTGGTCTCTACATCGCCCTCACCTTCAACCGCACCGGGGCGGAGCGGTTCGTCGAGGTCCTACGGACCCTCCAGGTCGACGACCGGCTGGCGATCATCCTGGACAACGTGGTGTACTCGGCGCCGGCCATCTCCCCGTCCATCAAGCAGGCCGCCCAAGGCGGGTGGCGGGCGGTGCAGGACTCCACAACGATTACCGGCCGGTTCACGTTCGAGGAGGCGAAGCTCCTTTCGGTGGTCCTCCGTTCGGGGGCCCTGCCGACCCGGGTCCAGGTGATCGAAGAGCAGACCGTCGGCCCCACCCTGGGGGCAGACTACATCCGGCGCGGCATGACCGCGCTTGTCATCAGCTTCGTCATCGTCCTCGGGTATATGATCCTCTACTACAGGTGGCTGGGCCTGGTAGCCGATGTCGCTTTGATCCTAAACATGCTCATCGTGTTCGCCGCCCTGCGCGCGTTCGGGGCCACCCTGACCCTGCCCGGCATCGCCGGCCTCATCCTCACCATCGGCATGGCCGTGGACGCCAACGTCATCATCTTCGAGCGTATCAAGGAGGAGCGCCGGACGGGCAAGTCCCCCACGGCCTGCATCACCGCCGGGTTCGCGAAGTCCTTGCCGGCGGTGCTGGACGCCAACATCACCACGATCATCACCGCGGTGATCCTGTTCACCTTGGGCTCCGGACCGGTGGAAGGGTTCGCGATCACCCTCGGCCTGGGCGTGGCCGCGTCCCTGTTCGCCGCCCTGGTGGCATCGCGGCTGTTGCTCGAGACCACCGGGATCGGCGAGCGCATCCCGGTCAAACCGGAGTCAAGTCAAGCGTAA
- a CDS encoding CoA transferase encodes MKPLAGIRVLDLSRILAGPLATMWMADLGAEVIKVERPGSGDETRRWGPPFVGGESAYFLAVNRGKYGLALDLVSQEGQAILRRLIAGSDVLVHNFLPETAERVGLGYPEVREICPRLVYVAIAGFPPGPYRDEPGFDALIQAIGGLMAITGEGERPAKVGVAIVDVLTAWAALSGTLAALLERARTGEGQAVEVTLAECSAAALVNVAQAFLLTGEEPKRLGTAHPHIVPYQAFPAGDGLLMVAVGTDDQFRALCAAVGRPELAGDPRFATNPDRVKNRDALVSVLEAVFRQRPRAEWIAHLKAAGVPAGPVNSLGELFGDPGLTGRLLVEVDHPAVGRYTSVACPLPQAWPPSLLPPPRLGEHTAEVLGRLG; translated from the coding sequence ATGAAGCCCCTCGCCGGAATTCGTGTCCTCGACCTCTCCCGCATCCTGGCTGGGCCACTCGCGACGATGTGGATGGCCGACCTTGGGGCGGAGGTGATCAAGGTGGAGCGGCCCGGCAGCGGGGATGAGACCCGCCGCTGGGGGCCGCCGTTCGTGGGGGGAGAGTCCGCGTATTTCCTGGCGGTGAACCGGGGGAAGTACGGGCTTGCCCTGGACTTGGTTTCCCAGGAAGGGCAGGCGATCCTACGTCGCTTGATCGCCGGAAGCGACGTGCTTGTGCATAACTTCCTCCCGGAGACGGCGGAACGGGTGGGATTGGGCTACCCCGAGGTGCGGGAGATCTGCCCGCGCCTGGTGTACGTGGCGATCGCCGGGTTCCCGCCCGGGCCGTACCGGGACGAGCCCGGGTTCGACGCCCTGATCCAGGCCATCGGGGGCTTGATGGCGATCACCGGCGAGGGGGAGCGGCCGGCCAAGGTCGGGGTGGCGATCGTGGACGTGCTCACCGCGTGGGCCGCGCTTTCCGGGACGCTGGCCGCGCTGCTCGAGCGGGCCCGCACCGGGGAAGGGCAGGCGGTGGAGGTGACGCTCGCCGAGTGTTCGGCGGCGGCCCTGGTCAACGTGGCCCAGGCGTTCCTCCTCACCGGCGAGGAACCGAAGCGGCTCGGGACCGCGCATCCCCACATCGTCCCGTACCAGGCGTTCCCGGCGGGGGACGGCCTCCTGATGGTGGCGGTGGGCACGGACGACCAGTTCCGCGCCCTGTGCGCGGCCGTAGGCCGGCCCGAGCTCGCGGGAGATCCCCGGTTCGCCACGAACCCCGACCGGGTGAAGAACCGGGACGCGCTCGTCTCCGTGCTGGAGGCCGTGTTCCGCCAGAGGCCCCGGGCGGAGTGGATCGCCCACCTGAAGGCGGCCGGGGTTCCGGCCGGACCGGTGAACTCGCTTGGGGAGCTGTTCGGAGACCCTGGACTCACCGGCCGACTCCTGGTGGAGGTGGATCACCCCGCGGTGGGCCGCTATACGAGCGTGGCCTGCCCGCTGCCCCAGGCCTGGCCGCCCAGTCTCCTCCCCCCACCCCGGTTGGGGGAACACACGGCCGAGGTCCTCGGGCGTTTGGGCTAG
- the yajC gene encoding preprotein translocase subunit YajC: protein MTAYAQVAGDAQASQSLISMVILLVVFAAIFYFLLIRPQRRRQKEHRELISSLKRGDRVITAGGIFGTVEKIEDDSVVLTVEEGKLRLSRSSIVDKARK from the coding sequence ATGACAGCGTACGCCCAGGTTGCAGGGGACGCCCAAGCCAGCCAATCCCTCATCTCCATGGTCATCCTGCTCGTGGTGTTCGCCGCCATCTTCTACTTCCTCCTCATCCGGCCACAACGGCGGCGGCAAAAGGAACACCGCGAGCTCATCTCCTCCCTGAAGCGGGGGGACCGGGTGATTACCGCCGGCGGGATCTTCGGCACCGTGGAGAAGATCGAGGACGACTCCGTTGTCCTCACCGTAGAGGAAGGAAAGCTCAGGCTATCCAGGTCGAGCATCGTGGACAAGGCGCGCAAGTGA
- the plsX gene encoding phosphate acyltransferase PlsX produces the protein MTLSIVVDVMGADRPPRELVAGAVRAGERMPVHLILAGRRQDIEPHLPPAAPVEVLHCDGVVAPDAHPVEAVRDRTSSIVRGLEAVAEGKAAAFLSPGNTGAVVAAALLVLGRLPGILRPGLCAALPTLAGPAVLLIDAGATADPKPQHLVQFADMGITYAREVLGIASPTLGLLNIGVEPGKGDKLVRAAHEFLAARDNFVGNVEPHTVLVARPADVLVTGGFAGNLFLKAVEGGAEVVWLALRTALSRSPRAKAGAWLARPSLREVARKLRYEGHNGAPLLGVNGLVMAAHGRSDASAIEAAVERTFLACQAGLVDRIKAAIPAVD, from the coding sequence GTGACCCTTTCCATCGTGGTCGACGTGATGGGGGCGGACCGCCCGCCCCGGGAGTTGGTGGCCGGAGCGGTGCGGGCCGGCGAGCGCATGCCCGTCCACCTCATCCTCGCCGGCCGCCGCCAGGACATCGAGCCCCACCTCCCTCCCGCGGCCCCGGTGGAGGTCCTCCACTGCGACGGGGTAGTCGCCCCGGATGCCCATCCGGTGGAGGCCGTCCGCGATCGAACGTCGTCCATCGTCCGGGGGTTGGAGGCCGTGGCCGAGGGGAAGGCGGCCGCGTTCCTGTCCCCGGGCAACACCGGGGCGGTGGTGGCCGCCGCCCTGCTCGTCCTCGGGCGGCTCCCCGGGATCCTGCGGCCAGGCCTGTGTGCGGCTCTGCCCACGCTTGCCGGGCCGGCGGTGCTGCTCATCGACGCTGGGGCCACCGCTGACCCTAAACCCCAGCACCTTGTTCAGTTCGCGGACATGGGGATCACCTACGCCCGGGAGGTGCTGGGGATCGCCTCCCCCACGCTGGGCCTCCTCAACATCGGGGTCGAGCCCGGCAAGGGGGATAAGCTGGTGCGCGCCGCCCATGAGTTCCTCGCCGCCCGCGACAACTTCGTGGGCAACGTGGAGCCGCACACCGTTCTTGTCGCGCGGCCGGCCGACGTCCTCGTCACCGGCGGGTTCGCCGGGAACCTGTTCCTCAAGGCCGTTGAGGGCGGAGCGGAGGTGGTTTGGCTGGCGCTGCGGACGGCGCTCTCCCGCTCCCCGCGGGCCAAGGCCGGGGCGTGGCTCGCTCGCCCGTCCCTGAGGGAGGTGGCGAGGAAGCTCCGCTACGAGGGGCACAACGGGGCCCCCCTCCTCGGGGTGAACGGGCTGGTGATGGCCGCCCACGGCCGGTCCGACGCCTCCGCGATCGAGGCTGCAGTGGAACGGACGTTCCTCGCCTGCCAAGCCGGCCTGGTGGACAGGATCAAGGCCGCCATCCCCGCCGTTGATTAA
- the mgtE gene encoding magnesium transporter, protein MPEEIREPVDIHNLIRRHPAEVAEILAALREEEAVELLRRLYRRRAAAEPLGEMEPDEAAKLLAELNREEAVQILSHMEPDDAVDLLAELPRETVQDVLSRLETWEAKSLSELLAYPPDTAGGLMSPEVVALPGDMTAQDAIEHLRRVAEEAETIYYAYVVDEKKRLLGVLSLRELVLAQPETPIRNIMQSEFVSLPATMDVEDVARTFDKYNFLALPVVDGGGKLLGIVTVDDVIDVIREEATEDLLRLGGIPAGEDHPLDPPQTSVRKRLPWLMALVILNMTVAAVVSRFEATIAELAFVAALMPLIADMSGNAAAQALSVAIRGMAIGAVQWKDLPWVVWKELRVGLLAGLALGAQIGLIATLLWRRPFFGAVAGVALAGTTVGACLTGGVLPFLFKRLGIDPAMVSGPVATTIGDLIGIFLFLGLATAFLPYLV, encoded by the coding sequence ATGCCTGAGGAGATTCGGGAGCCGGTGGACATCCACAACCTCATCCGTCGCCATCCGGCTGAGGTCGCGGAGATCCTCGCCGCCCTCCGGGAGGAGGAGGCGGTGGAGCTCCTGCGCCGCCTGTACCGGCGTCGGGCCGCGGCTGAGCCGCTTGGGGAGATGGAGCCGGACGAGGCGGCCAAGCTCCTCGCTGAGCTCAACCGGGAGGAGGCCGTCCAGATTCTCTCCCACATGGAGCCCGACGACGCGGTGGACCTCCTCGCCGAGCTCCCCCGCGAGACGGTGCAGGACGTCCTCTCTCGCCTTGAGACCTGGGAAGCGAAGTCCCTCTCGGAACTCCTCGCCTACCCCCCCGACACCGCGGGCGGGCTCATGTCCCCCGAGGTCGTGGCCCTGCCAGGTGATATGACCGCTCAGGACGCGATCGAACATCTGCGCCGGGTGGCGGAAGAGGCGGAGACCATCTACTACGCGTACGTGGTGGACGAGAAGAAGAGGCTCCTCGGGGTCCTGTCCCTGCGGGAACTCGTGCTCGCCCAGCCCGAAACGCCGATCCGCAACATCATGCAGTCGGAATTCGTGTCCTTGCCCGCGACGATGGACGTGGAGGACGTAGCGAGGACGTTTGACAAGTACAACTTCCTCGCCCTTCCGGTGGTGGATGGGGGGGGGAAGCTCCTCGGCATCGTCACCGTGGACGACGTGATCGACGTGATCCGCGAGGAGGCCACCGAGGACCTCCTTCGCCTGGGCGGCATCCCGGCCGGCGAGGATCATCCCTTGGACCCTCCGCAGACCTCGGTGCGCAAACGGCTGCCATGGCTGATGGCCTTAGTTATTCTCAACATGACCGTGGCCGCCGTGGTGAGCCGGTTCGAGGCGACGATCGCGGAACTGGCGTTTGTGGCAGCGCTGATGCCTCTGATTGCGGACATGAGCGGCAACGCCGCGGCCCAGGCCCTGTCCGTGGCCATCCGGGGCATGGCCATCGGCGCAGTTCAGTGGAAAGACCTGCCCTGGGTGGTGTGGAAGGAGCTCAGGGTGGGGCTTCTGGCTGGGTTGGCACTCGGGGCCCAAATCGGGCTCATCGCTACCCTGCTTTGGCGGAGGCCATTCTTCGGGGCCGTGGCCGGGGTGGCGTTGGCGGGGACCACCGTGGGCGCGTGTTTGACGGGCGGCGTCCTCCCCTTCTTGTTCAAGCGGTTGGGCATCGACCCGGCGATGGTGTCCGGGCCGGTGGCGACCACGATCGGCGACCTCATCGGCATCTTCCTGTTCCTGGGCCTGGCCACCGCGTTCCTCCCGTACCTGGTATGA
- a CDS encoding endonuclease Q family protein has product MRLIADLHLHSRYSRATSGDMDLLHLAQWARWKGLQILGTGDFTHPKWFKELAAGLTPAGTGIYTYGGVHFVFTTEVSAIWSQDGRVRRVHFLVLAPGAEEAARINRELGKLGSLAADGRPTFGVPGAKLIEIVLAASPSAAVIPAHAWTPWCSIFGAQSGFDSLEEGLGEAARHVFAIETGLSSDPPMNWRLSALDRLSLVSFSDAHSPSRLGREACAFDLSEPSYPALVEAIRNKDPQRFLGTIEFFPEEGKYHYDGHRACGVVLAPSETRAHRGRCPVCGRPVTVGVMHRVEELADRPPGSQPVGAIPYRSLVPLPEILGQALGQGPDTKAVQEEYQRLVARFGSELAILLDLPLTELAAGAPQRVVQAIGKMRASKLAIRPGYDGVYGEVRILLDEEPPMLSLFDQP; this is encoded by the coding sequence ACCGGGGACTTCACTCACCCCAAGTGGTTCAAGGAGCTCGCGGCGGGGCTCACCCCGGCCGGGACAGGGATCTACACGTACGGGGGCGTCCATTTCGTGTTCACCACCGAGGTATCGGCGATCTGGTCCCAGGACGGACGGGTGCGGCGGGTCCACTTCCTGGTGCTCGCCCCAGGGGCCGAGGAGGCAGCGCGCATCAACCGGGAGCTGGGGAAGCTCGGGAGCCTCGCGGCCGACGGGCGCCCCACGTTCGGCGTCCCCGGGGCGAAGCTCATCGAGATCGTGCTCGCCGCCAGCCCCTCCGCCGCCGTCATCCCGGCCCACGCCTGGACCCCGTGGTGCTCGATCTTCGGGGCCCAGTCCGGGTTTGACTCCCTGGAGGAGGGACTTGGCGAGGCGGCCCGGCACGTGTTCGCCATCGAGACCGGCCTCTCCTCGGACCCACCGATGAACTGGCGGCTCTCGGCCTTGGATCGCCTCAGCCTTGTGTCCTTCTCCGACGCCCACTCCCCGTCCCGCCTCGGGCGGGAAGCGTGCGCGTTCGACCTCTCCGAGCCCTCCTATCCCGCCCTGGTCGAGGCCATCCGCAACAAGGATCCGCAGCGGTTCCTCGGGACGATCGAGTTCTTCCCCGAGGAGGGGAAGTACCACTACGATGGGCACCGGGCGTGTGGGGTGGTGCTTGCCCCGAGCGAGACGCGGGCCCACAGGGGACGTTGCCCGGTCTGCGGCCGTCCGGTCACGGTGGGGGTGATGCACCGGGTGGAAGAGCTGGCCGATCGACCACCCGGGTCCCAACCGGTCGGGGCGATCCCGTACCGGTCGCTGGTGCCGCTCCCCGAGATCCTCGGGCAAGCCTTGGGCCAGGGGCCGGACACGAAGGCCGTGCAGGAGGAGTACCAGCGCCTGGTGGCGCGGTTCGGGAGCGAGCTCGCGATCCTCCTCGACCTTCCGCTGACCGAGCTCGCCGCCGGGGCCCCGCAGCGGGTCGTCCAGGCCATCGGCAAGATGAGGGCGAGCAAGCTCGCGATCCGCCCCGGCTACGACGGGGTGTACGGGGAGGTCAGGATCCTCCTGGATGAGGAGCCCCCAATGCTGTCCCTGTTTGATCAGCCATGA
- the cysS gene encoding cysteine--tRNA ligase, with the protein MRLYNTLTRKLEELSVHGNTVRMYVCGPTVYDLIHIGNARPFIVFDALRRYLEEQGYTVHYVQNITDVDDKIIRRAQEEGRPPEEVAARYTEAYLQDLAALGVRPATHSPKATEYVPKMIELVQRLVEKGHAYVVDGDVYFSAGSFPEYGKLSGRVREEQEAGARVEVDERKRDPLDFALWKAAKPREPKWPSPWGEGRPGWHTECVVMAMHLLGETVDIHAGGSDLIFPHHENELAQAEALSGKPFVKIWLHNGLLTVRGERMGKSLGNFEYARDVVNRYGGEAVRYFYLARDWRKPLEFSHEALLEAKRAVERVYDFLWGAEALPEPAPPAQPTELEQLAERFHAELEEDFNTPGAIGVLQEIVGAGHRCRLGGDPAGARAAAALVRRLGKALGLFQRSRPATEGLADKLIEMLIELRGELRRERRFALADRIRDRLGELGIELRDGPTGTTWALRPR; encoded by the coding sequence TTGCGCCTGTACAACACGCTCACCCGCAAGCTGGAAGAGCTCTCGGTCCACGGCAACACGGTGCGGATGTACGTGTGCGGCCCCACCGTGTACGACCTCATCCACATCGGCAACGCCCGCCCGTTCATCGTGTTCGATGCCCTGCGCCGGTACCTGGAGGAGCAGGGGTACACCGTGCATTACGTCCAGAACATCACCGATGTGGACGACAAGATCATCCGCCGCGCCCAGGAGGAGGGGCGTCCGCCGGAGGAGGTGGCGGCCCGCTACACCGAGGCCTACCTCCAGGACCTTGCCGCCCTCGGGGTGCGACCGGCCACCCACTCCCCGAAGGCAACCGAGTACGTCCCCAAGATGATCGAACTCGTTCAGAGGCTTGTGGAGAAGGGGCATGCCTACGTGGTGGACGGGGACGTGTACTTCTCGGCCGGGAGCTTCCCCGAGTACGGGAAGCTGTCCGGCCGGGTCCGGGAGGAGCAGGAGGCCGGGGCCCGGGTGGAGGTGGACGAGCGGAAGCGGGATCCCCTGGATTTCGCCCTCTGGAAGGCGGCGAAGCCCCGGGAGCCCAAGTGGCCGTCCCCGTGGGGTGAGGGCCGCCCCGGCTGGCACACGGAGTGCGTGGTGATGGCGATGCACCTCCTCGGGGAGACGGTGGACATCCACGCCGGGGGCAGCGACCTCATCTTCCCCCATCACGAGAACGAGCTCGCCCAGGCCGAGGCCCTCAGTGGGAAGCCGTTCGTCAAGATCTGGCTGCACAACGGCCTCCTCACCGTGCGGGGGGAACGGATGGGGAAGTCCCTGGGGAACTTCGAGTACGCCCGGGACGTGGTGAACCGGTACGGGGGCGAGGCTGTCCGCTACTTCTACTTGGCGCGGGATTGGCGCAAGCCCCTGGAGTTCTCCCACGAGGCCCTCCTTGAGGCCAAGCGGGCGGTGGAGCGGGTGTACGACTTCCTGTGGGGGGCCGAGGCCCTGCCCGAACCAGCTCCACCTGCTCAACCGACGGAGCTTGAGCAGTTGGCGGAGAGGTTCCACGCGGAGCTTGAGGAGGACTTCAACACCCCCGGGGCGATCGGGGTGCTCCAAGAGATCGTGGGGGCAGGGCACCGGTGCCGCCTAGGTGGAGATCCGGCAGGGGCCAGGGCGGCGGCGGCACTGGTGCGGCGGCTGGGGAAGGCGCTGGGACTGTTCCAGAGGTCTCGGCCGGCGACCGAAGGGCTTGCGGACAAACTGATCGAGATGCTGATCGAGCTCCGCGGGGAGCTGCGCCGGGAGCGGCGGTTTGCCCTGGCCGACCGGATCCGGGACCGGCTCGGGGAGCTGGGGATCGAACTGCGCGACGGCCCAACCGGCACCACGTGGGCCCTCCGGCCCCGCTAG
- a CDS encoding small multi-drug export protein, which produces MDWLAAAKVLLLSAAPIAELRGGLPLALALGFSPASAYVLAVAGNLLPVPLLLLVLGRLLPHLPRLPGPIGRGAVRYLAWQERRQRERFRHLGHLALVLFVATPLPATGAWTGAVIATLLGIPPWRALPLIALGVLIAGAAVLLAAVGLIALV; this is translated from the coding sequence ATGGACTGGCTGGCGGCGGCTAAGGTGCTGCTTCTCTCCGCGGCGCCGATCGCCGAGCTGCGCGGTGGACTCCCCCTGGCCCTTGCCCTCGGGTTCTCCCCCGCGTCCGCCTACGTCCTGGCCGTGGCGGGGAACCTTCTCCCGGTTCCGCTCCTCCTCCTCGTCTTAGGGCGGCTCTTGCCGCACCTCCCCCGCCTTCCCGGCCCGATCGGGCGGGGTGCCGTGCGCTATCTCGCCTGGCAGGAAAGGCGGCAGCGGGAACGGTTTCGCCATCTTGGGCACCTGGCCCTGGTCCTGTTCGTGGCCACCCCGCTCCCGGCCACTGGGGCGTGGACCGGGGCGGTGATCGCCACCCTGCTCGGCATCCCGCCCTGGAGGGCGCTCCCCCTGATCGCCCTCGGGGTGCTCATCGCTGGGGCCGCCGTCCTCCTTGCTGCGGTGGGCCTGATCGCGCTCGTCTAG
- a CDS encoding ketoacyl-ACP synthase III, giving the protein MIKVRIAGTGSYLPPTRLTNDDLARRMDTSDEWIRTRTGIRERRILAAGDVPAEMGVAAARAALAAAGKGPADVDLLIVATNVPEEIIPGTAPHLAAALKLAKDAPFFDVTAGCAGFVYALALAGAMIAVGLARSALVVGTEALSRFVDWEDRSTCVLFGDGAGAAVLVPAEGTAGILGVSLHGDPAKLSLLRIEAGGVRRPTTADTVREGLHFLRMEGEGLFRPAVTMMARATREALARAGLTLQDIDWVIPHQANLRIVGALAKRLKLPPERVVVNIDRVANTSTASIPIALDELVRTGRVEPGQVVAVTAFGAGACYGTVILRW; this is encoded by the coding sequence TTGATTAAGGTCAGGATCGCAGGGACCGGGTCTTACCTTCCCCCCACGCGGCTCACCAACGACGACCTGGCGCGGCGGATGGACACGAGTGACGAGTGGATCCGCACCCGCACCGGGATCCGCGAGCGCCGGATCCTCGCTGCCGGGGACGTGCCGGCGGAGATGGGGGTGGCCGCGGCCCGCGCCGCCTTGGCCGCGGCCGGAAAAGGTCCGGCCGACGTGGACCTCCTCATCGTGGCCACCAACGTCCCGGAGGAGATCATCCCCGGCACGGCGCCTCACCTTGCCGCCGCGCTCAAGCTCGCGAAGGACGCCCCGTTCTTCGACGTCACCGCCGGCTGCGCCGGGTTCGTGTATGCCCTGGCCCTGGCCGGGGCGATGATCGCCGTCGGCCTGGCGAGGAGTGCCCTGGTGGTGGGCACCGAAGCCCTATCCCGGTTTGTGGATTGGGAGGATCGCTCGACGTGTGTCCTGTTCGGCGATGGGGCCGGGGCGGCCGTGCTCGTCCCGGCGGAGGGGACCGCCGGGATCCTCGGGGTTTCCCTGCACGGCGACCCCGCCAAGCTCTCCCTCCTGCGGATTGAGGCTGGGGGGGTGCGGCGGCCGACGACGGCGGACACGGTGCGCGAGGGGCTGCACTTCCTCAGGATGGAAGGGGAGGGCCTGTTTCGACCGGCGGTGACGATGATGGCCCGCGCCACCCGCGAGGCCCTGGCCCGGGCCGGACTCACGCTCCAGGACATCGACTGGGTCATCCCCCACCAGGCCAACCTGCGCATCGTGGGCGCCCTCGCCAAGCGCCTCAAGCTCCCCCCGGAGCGGGTGGTGGTGAACATCGATCGCGTCGCGAACACATCCACCGCCTCCATCCCCATCGCCCTGGACGAGCTGGTCCGCACGGGTCGGGTTGAACCCGGACAGGTGGTGGCGGTGACCGCGTTCGGGGCCGGGGCCTGCTACGGGACGGTGATCCTGCGGTGGTAG